In Pseudosulfitobacter sp. DSM 107133, one genomic interval encodes:
- the dmdD gene encoding methylthioacryloyl-CoA hydratase (part of the dimethylsulfoniopropionate catabolism pathway) — MLDAAKFADYSNLALELRDNGVVIVTLDRADKRNALDVATIDELVQFFSTAQRNGVRAVVLAGAGDHFCAGLDLIEHWKADRSPDEFMHVCLRWHEAFNKMEYGGVPVIAALKGAVVGGGLELASAAHVRVADESTYFALPEGQRGIFTGGGATIRVSDLIGKARMIDMVLTGRVYQGQEAVDLGLAQYLTEGSTLDKALELADKVAMNLPLTNFAICSAVSHIRNMSAMDGAYAESVVAGMVNTQPAARERLEAFANKTGARVRPQS, encoded by the coding sequence ATGCTCGATGCAGCAAAATTCGCCGACTATTCCAATCTGGCCCTAGAGCTGCGCGACAACGGCGTGGTGATCGTGACGCTGGACCGCGCCGACAAGCGCAACGCGCTGGATGTGGCCACGATTGACGAGCTGGTGCAATTTTTCAGCACCGCGCAGCGCAATGGTGTGCGGGCGGTGGTGCTGGCCGGTGCGGGCGATCATTTCTGCGCCGGGCTGGACCTGATCGAACATTGGAAAGCCGACCGCAGCCCCGACGAATTCATGCATGTCTGCCTGCGCTGGCACGAGGCGTTCAACAAGATGGAATACGGCGGTGTGCCGGTCATTGCCGCGCTGAAAGGGGCTGTTGTGGGCGGCGGGTTGGAACTGGCCAGTGCCGCGCATGTGCGGGTGGCCGATGAAAGCACCTATTTCGCCCTGCCCGAAGGCCAGCGCGGCATTTTTACCGGCGGCGGTGCCACGATCCGCGTCAGCGACCTGATCGGCAAGGCGCGGATGATCGACATGGTGCTGACGGGACGGGTCTATCAGGGACAAGAGGCGGTTGATCTGGGGCTGGCGCAATATCTGACCGAAGGATCGACGTTGGACAAGGCGCTGGAACTGGCGGACAAGGTGGCGATGAACCTGCCGCTGACCAACTTTGCCATCTGCTCGGCGGTCAGCCATATCCGCAATATGTCTGCGATGGATGGCGCTTATGCTGAATCCGTGGTGGCGGGGATGGTCAACACCCAGCCCGCAGCACGCGAACGGCTGGAAGCATTTGCCAACAAGACCGGCGCACGGGTGCGCCCCCAAAGCTGA
- the phnE gene encoding phosphonate ABC transporter, permease protein PhnE produces the protein MSSTAALDHWSRFTPKQRIKRYGVLLATLLVVAWALQSIDVIWEWVWDSPAQMADLFSRMVPPDPQNLPTIMQAMWETVNIATIATLFAVILSLPVAYIAARNTTPNVVTLWIGRFILVSSRSVNTIIWALLFVAIFGPGIIAGIVAIMFRSIGFMGKLLGEAIEEIDTRPVEALQASGASRFKVVLYAIVPQVMPTFFAVSILRWDINLRESTVLGLVGAGGIGIILQGAIDTFNWPEVSTVLLAILAFVILGEVVSMYLRKRIL, from the coding sequence ATGAGCAGCACCGCAGCTTTGGACCACTGGTCGCGCTTTACCCCGAAACAACGCATCAAACGCTATGGCGTGCTGCTGGCCACCCTGCTGGTGGTGGCATGGGCGCTGCAAAGCATCGACGTCATCTGGGAATGGGTCTGGGATTCACCCGCGCAAATGGCCGACCTGTTCAGCCGCATGGTGCCGCCTGACCCGCAGAACCTGCCAACGATCATGCAGGCAATGTGGGAAACCGTGAACATCGCCACCATCGCCACGTTGTTCGCGGTGATCCTGTCGTTGCCCGTCGCCTATATTGCCGCGCGCAACACCACGCCCAACGTCGTGACCCTGTGGATTGGCCGGTTCATCCTGGTGTCGTCCCGTTCGGTCAACACGATCATCTGGGCGCTGCTGTTCGTTGCCATCTTTGGTCCCGGCATCATCGCGGGCATCGTGGCGATCATGTTCCGGTCGATCGGGTTCATGGGCAAACTACTGGGCGAAGCCATCGAGGAGATCGACACCCGCCCCGTCGAGGCGCTGCAAGCCAGCGGTGCGTCGCGCTTCAAGGTGGTGCTATATGCCATCGTGCCACAGGTCATGCCCACATTCTTTGCCGTCTCGATCCTGCGTTGGGACATCAACCTGCGCGAATCCACGGTTCTGGGGCTGGTCGGCGCGGGTGGCATCGGGATTATCCTGCAAGGGGCCATCGACACGTTCAACTGGCCCGAAGTATCGACCGTGCTGCTGGCGATCCTGGCCTTCGTTATTCTGGGCGAGGTGGTGTCGATGTACCTGCGCAAACGCATCCTGTGA
- a CDS encoding TRAP transporter large permease, with protein MGLALLFGIFAFGLIAGMPVAFALGLATVAGFLYEGLPLFIGFQRILSGISVFSLLAIPFFIFAGDLMMQGGIAGRLVRLAASAVGKSRGGLGVVNVASSMLFGGISGSAVADTSALGAILMPVMKEKGYDADYAVNVTVTSSVAGVVIPPSHNMILFAVAAGGGVSVSQLFLAGVIPGILMCLCLGIVAWWIAVKRGYPSEEFPGWSTLFINFVVAIPGLLTAVIIVGGVLSGVMTVTESGAFGAIWALAVTIFVYRELTWEGFKAAVVNSVRTTALVMMLVATASSFAYLLALYRVPDNLATFVTSLSDNPIVILLLLNLTLLVLGMIMDMAALILICTPIFLPVVVGIDMDPVQFGVIMMMNLGLGLCTPPVGACLFVGCVVGGIRIEEAVKAIWPFYLAILFALMLVTYVPAFSMTLPNLLK; from the coding sequence ATGGGCCTTGCACTTCTTTTTGGCATCTTTGCCTTTGGCCTGATTGCAGGGATGCCGGTGGCCTTTGCCCTTGGGCTGGCGACGGTTGCGGGGTTTCTGTACGAAGGCCTGCCGCTGTTCATCGGCTTCCAGCGCATCCTGTCGGGCATTTCGGTGTTTTCATTACTGGCCATCCCGTTTTTCATCTTTGCCGGTGATCTGATGATGCAGGGCGGCATCGCAGGGCGTCTGGTGCGGCTGGCTGCCAGCGCCGTGGGCAAATCGCGTGGCGGGTTGGGGGTGGTCAACGTCGCCTCGTCCATGCTGTTCGGCGGCATTTCGGGGTCTGCCGTGGCCGACACCTCGGCCCTGGGTGCGATCCTGATGCCGGTGATGAAGGAAAAAGGCTATGACGCTGATTATGCCGTCAATGTCACCGTCACGTCGTCGGTTGCGGGGGTGGTGATCCCACCGTCGCACAACATGATCCTGTTCGCGGTGGCGGCGGGTGGCGGTGTGTCGGTGTCGCAGCTGTTTTTGGCGGGGGTCATTCCGGGCATTCTGATGTGCCTGTGTCTGGGCATCGTGGCCTGGTGGATTGCCGTCAAACGCGGCTACCCGTCCGAGGAATTTCCCGGCTGGTCCACCTTGTTCATCAACTTTGTTGTAGCCATTCCGGGCCTGCTGACGGCGGTGATTATCGTGGGTGGCGTGTTGTCTGGGGTGATGACGGTGACCGAATCCGGTGCCTTTGGGGCCATCTGGGCGCTGGCTGTCACCATCTTTGTCTATCGCGAGCTTACATGGGAGGGGTTCAAGGCTGCTGTCGTCAATTCGGTGCGCACCACGGCGCTGGTGATGATGCTGGTGGCGACCGCGTCGTCCTTTGCCTATTTGCTGGCGCTGTACCGCGTGCCCGACAATCTCGCGACCTTTGTAACCTCGCTGTCGGACAATCCCATCGTGATCTTGCTGCTGCTGAACCTGACGCTGCTGGTTCTGGGCATGATTATGGACATGGCGGCGCTGATCCTGATCTGCACCCCGATCTTTCTGCCCGTGGTTGTTGGCATCGACATGGACCCTGTGCAGTTCGGCGTTATCATGATGATGAACCTTGGTCTGGGGCTGTGTACACCGCCCGTCGGGGCCTGTCTGTTCGTCGGCTGTGTGGTCGGCGGCATCAGGATCGAGGAGGCGGTCAAGGCGATCTGGCCCTTTTACCTTGCGATCCTGTTTGCGCTGATGCTGGTCACCTATGTGCCCGCCTTTTCGATGACCCTGCCGAACCTGCTGAAATAA
- the phnE gene encoding phosphonate ABC transporter, permease protein PhnE has protein sequence MTDFPDTWRKPPFIRNTLLRRGLWIAILAYVVFTMATLPIDWERVSAGMGRAAKIFGGAFPPSFARADLLIDGFMESLKIALLATVAGVGLSIPIAFCAARNIAPRPVYYLGRATIIIARSFHPVIVAIIFVKAVGFGPFAGVLTLTVYSIGFVAKLLAERIEEIDFGQVEAMRSAGAPFFSTLVYAIAPQILARQVGLSIYQLDSNLRASAVVGLVGAGGIGATLANAFGRYDYDFALAITMVIVGVILVSEAISGVIREKLA, from the coding sequence ATGACCGATTTTCCCGACACATGGCGCAAGCCGCCCTTCATCCGCAACACGCTGCTGCGGCGCGGGCTGTGGATCGCCATCCTGGCCTATGTTGTCTTTACCATGGCCACCCTGCCGATTGACTGGGAACGCGTTTCGGCAGGCATGGGCCGCGCCGCCAAGATCTTTGGCGGAGCTTTTCCGCCCAGCTTTGCCCGCGCCGACCTGTTGATCGACGGCTTTATGGAAAGCCTGAAAATCGCGCTGCTTGCCACGGTCGCCGGTGTGGGCCTGTCGATCCCCATCGCCTTTTGTGCCGCGCGCAACATCGCGCCACGGCCTGTCTATTATCTGGGCCGCGCCACCATCATCATCGCGCGCAGCTTTCACCCCGTCATCGTCGCCATCATCTTTGTCAAAGCCGTCGGCTTTGGCCCCTTTGCCGGTGTGCTGACGCTGACCGTCTATTCCATCGGCTTTGTCGCCAAACTGCTGGCCGAACGGATCGAAGAGATCGACTTTGGTCAGGTCGAGGCCATGCGGTCGGCAGGGGCACCGTTTTTCAGCACGCTGGTCTACGCCATCGCACCGCAAATTCTGGCCCGTCAGGTGGGTCTGTCAATCTATCAGCTGGACAGCAACCTGCGCGCTTCGGCGGTGGTCGGTCTGGTTGGTGCGGGCGGCATCGGCGCAACGCTGGCCAATGCGTTCGGGCGTTATGATTACGACTTTGCGCTCGCCATCACTATGGTCATCGTCGGGGTTATTCTGGTGTCCGAGGCGATCAGCGGCGTCATTCGGGAGAAACTGGCATGA
- a CDS encoding AraC family transcriptional regulator, with product MIQPHDAHSLTTVSRLFIDDWLTALRRVCTAQQMQVFLERAGLDAAGTTRVTLDQIVTLYQIAAVDSGDEMMGLWSRPIRARALQHLLTTVAAAQTLPAVLHRFSTFWNLLLDDISFKLDITPERITLSIAPLYDQTPQRFGHLLILKLAHGLLSWRAGYEVPVAGVHFAFARPEFAADYQVIFPSPVTFDAPRSAILFDPATFGPAQVHSKSELTDFVKRAPRDWMFTGYREHTQSLRVRAFLSRSNWQDCRLIDAAETFRMTPRTLMRRLDGEGTSFQSIKDGLRRDIAIRDLRAGGRSIEQISQELGFSSAANFHRAFRRWTGQTPVAFRQVAA from the coding sequence ATGATCCAGCCCCATGACGCGCACAGCCTGACAACGGTGTCGCGCCTGTTTATCGACGATTGGCTGACCGCCCTGCGCCGCGTCTGCACCGCGCAGCAGATGCAGGTGTTTCTGGAACGCGCCGGTCTGGACGCCGCAGGCACCACTCGGGTGACGCTGGACCAGATCGTCACCCTGTACCAGATTGCCGCCGTGGACAGCGGGGACGAGATGATGGGGCTGTGGAGCAGGCCCATTCGCGCCCGCGCCTTGCAACATCTGCTGACCACTGTCGCTGCGGCCCAGACCCTGCCCGCCGTGCTGCATCGGTTCTCGACCTTTTGGAACCTGTTGCTGGATGATATCAGTTTCAAGCTGGACATAACGCCCGAGCGGATCACGCTGTCCATCGCGCCCCTGTATGACCAGACGCCGCAACGCTTTGGCCATTTGCTGATCCTCAAGCTGGCGCATGGTCTGTTGTCCTGGCGCGCCGGTTACGAGGTTCCGGTTGCGGGGGTGCATTTTGCCTTTGCCCGCCCTGAATTTGCAGCGGATTATCAGGTGATCTTTCCCAGCCCAGTCACCTTTGACGCCCCGCGTTCGGCCATCCTGTTTGATCCTGCAACATTCGGGCCTGCGCAGGTGCACAGCAAATCCGAGCTGACCGATTTTGTGAAACGCGCACCGCGTGACTGGATGTTCACCGGCTACCGTGAACACACGCAATCGCTGCGGGTGCGCGCCTTTCTCTCCAGGTCCAACTGGCAGGATTGTCGCCTGATAGACGCGGCAGAAACGTTCCGGATGACGCCCAGAACGCTGATGCGGCGGCTGGACGGTGAGGGCACGTCGTTTCAATCCATCAAGGACGGGCTGCGCCGCGATATCGCAATCCGTGACCTGCGCGCGGGCGGCAGAAGCATCGAACAGATATCGCAAGAGCTGGGGTTTTCGTCAGCCGCGAACTTTCACCGCGCGTTCCGCCGCTGGACCGGCCAGACGCCCGTGGCGTTCCGGCAGGTCGCAGCTTAG
- a CDS encoding NAD(P)-dependent oxidoreductase — translation MKRLLITGAAGNLGKLARARLGHMADVLRLSDISDMEPAGANEEVVPCDLGDEAAVYDLVKDCDAILHLGGVSVERSWDLIQRGNITGVYNLYEAARAHGMPRIFFATSNHTIGYYRQDQVLSVSDPVKPDGLYGVSKCFGEAMASMYHSKFGQETAMIRIGSCFEKPRDRRMLATWMSPDDFISLIECVFRVPMLGCPVIWGVSDNDLRWWDTETAKLIGWRPKDNSETFRAEIEAAAPCPPADAPQSVYQGGMFTAEPIHKD, via the coding sequence ATGAAACGATTGCTGATCACCGGCGCCGCTGGAAACCTGGGCAAACTGGCGCGTGCGCGTCTGGGCCATATGGCCGATGTGCTGCGCCTGTCGGACATTTCCGACATGGAGCCCGCCGGCGCGAACGAAGAGGTCGTGCCCTGCGATCTGGGAGATGAAGCTGCCGTTTACGATCTGGTCAAGGATTGCGACGCCATCCTGCATCTGGGAGGGGTGTCGGTGGAACGGTCCTGGGACCTTATCCAGCGCGGCAATATCACGGGTGTCTACAACCTGTATGAAGCGGCGCGGGCGCACGGGATGCCGCGTATTTTCTTTGCCACCTCGAACCACACCATCGGCTATTACCGGCAGGATCAGGTTCTAAGCGTCAGTGATCCGGTAAAGCCCGACGGGCTGTACGGCGTGTCCAAATGCTTTGGCGAAGCGATGGCGTCGATGTATCATTCCAAGTTCGGACAAGAGACGGCGATGATCCGCATCGGGTCATGTTTTGAAAAGCCGCGCGACCGGCGGATGCTGGCAACGTGGATGTCGCCGGATGATTTCATTTCGTTGATCGAATGTGTGTTCCGTGTGCCGATGCTGGGCTGTCCGGTGATCTGGGGCGTGTCCGACAACGACTTGCGCTGGTGGGACACCGAAACCGCCAAGCTGATCGGCTGGCGGCCCAAGGACAATTCGGAAACCTTCCGCGCCGAGATCGAGGCGGCAGCACCCTGTCCGCCCGCCGATGCGCCGCAAAGTGTCTATCAGGGCGGGATGTTCACGGCGGAACCGATCCACAAGGATTGA
- a CDS encoding TRAP transporter small permease translates to MTVLPTTHGPRGPMTRILDTIAHICMIVAGAQLVFLIAIFGWLVFGRYVLNDTPTWVEQAALLLVVWITFLGGAAGVWSKSHLSVDFLREMMPRPIRVPLRWIAVIGVIVFGYYLTTQGYDLAEKTWRRRIPMLGIAEGWRAIPMMICGILSILFSLAHLADLARGIDPTER, encoded by the coding sequence ATGACAGTTCTGCCCACCACTCACGGTCCTCGCGGTCCGATGACCCGTATTCTCGACACCATTGCCCACATCTGCATGATTGTTGCCGGCGCGCAGCTGGTCTTTCTGATTGCCATCTTTGGCTGGCTGGTCTTCGGGCGCTACGTTCTGAACGACACGCCGACATGGGTGGAACAGGCGGCCCTGTTGCTGGTGGTCTGGATCACCTTTCTGGGCGGCGCGGCGGGTGTGTGGAGCAAATCCCACCTGTCGGTTGATTTCCTGCGCGAGATGATGCCCCGTCCAATCCGTGTCCCGCTGCGCTGGATTGCGGTCATCGGGGTGATTGTTTTCGGCTATTACCTGACCACGCAAGGCTATGATCTGGCCGAAAAGACATGGCGCCGTCGTATCCCGATGCTGGGCATCGCCGAAGGCTGGCGGGCCATTCCGATGATGATCTGCGGCATTCTCAGCATTTTGTTTTCCCTTGCACATCTTGCCGATCTTGCACGCGGCATTGACCCCACGGAGCGTTAA